From Saimiri boliviensis isolate mSaiBol1 chromosome 9, mSaiBol1.pri, whole genome shotgun sequence, a single genomic window includes:
- the GORASP1 gene encoding Golgi reassembly-stacking protein 1 isoform X2: MGLSVSAPQPAGGAEGFHLHGVQENSPAQQAGLEPYFDFIITIGHSRLNKENDTLKALLKANVEKPVKLEVFNMKTMKVREVEVVPSNMWGGQGLLGASVRFCSFRRASEQVWHVLDVEPSSPAALAGLRSYTDYVVGSDQILQESEDFFTLIESHEGKPLKLMVYNSESDSCREVTVTPNAAWGGEGSLGCGIGYGYLHRIPTQAPSYHRKPPGAPPLSAPSPGAPPTDASLHGALPPGPAPEDSPPLETGSRQSDYMEALLQAPGSSMEESPSGPETPSHTVPDSDGLPRSMETPLQPPPPVQRVMDPGFLDVSGISLLDSSNASVWPGLPSSTELISTAVSTSGPEDICSSSSSHERGGEATWSGSEFEVSFLDSPGAQAQADHLPQLTLPDSLTSAASPEDGLSAELLEAQAEEEPASTESPDLGVEAEGLASQAQISTAEKHPEL, translated from the exons ATGGGCCTGAGCGTCAGCGCCCCGCAACCCGCGGGCGGCGCCGAGGGCTTCCACTTGCACGGA GTGCAGGAGAATTCCCCAGCCCAGCAGGCGGGCCTGGAGCCCTACTTTGACTTCATCATCACCATTGGGCACTCGAGGCTG AACAAGGAGAATGACACGCTGAAGGCACTACTGAAAGCCAACGTGGAGAAGCCTGTGAAGCTGGAGGTGTTCAATATGAAGACCATGAAGGTGCGCGAGGTAGAGGTGGTGCCCAGCAACATGTGGGGTGGCCAGGGCCTCCTGGGAGCCAGCGTGCGCTTCTGCAGCTTCCGCAGGGCCAGTGAGCAAGTCTGGCATGTGCTG GATGTAGAACCATCTTCACCTGCTGCTCTTGCCGGCTTGCGCTCCTACACAGACTATGTGGTTGGCTCAGACCAGATCCTCCAGGAG TCCGAGGACTTCTTTACGCTCATCGAGTCTCATGAGGGGAAGCCCTTGAAGCTGATGGTGTATAACTCCGAGTCTGACTCCTGCCGGGAGGTGACTGTAACTCCCAACGCAGCCTGGGGTGGAGAGGGCAG TCTGGGATGTGGCATTGGCTATGGGTATCTACACCGGATCCCAACTCAGGCCCCCAGCTACCACAGGAAGCCACCTGGTGCCCCACCACTTTCTGCTCCATCACCTGGTGCCCCACCAACTGATGCCTCACTGCATGGTGCCCTACCACCTGGACCCGCCCCGGAGGACTCTCCTCCCCTGGAGACAGGTTCCAGGCAGAGTGACTACATGGAG GCCCTGCTGCAGGCGCCTGGCTCCTCCATGGAGGAATCCCCTTCTGGGCCTGAGACTCCCAGCCACACTGTTCCAGACTCTGATGGACTTCCCCGTTCTATGGAGACTCCTCTTCAGCCCCCACCTCCAGTGCAGCGAGTCATGGACCCAG GCTTCCTGGACGTGTCGGGAATTTCCCTCTTGGACAGCAGCAATGCCAGTGTGTGGCCTGGCCTGCCTTCTTCCACAGAACTGATCTCCACAGCTGTCTCAACCTCAGGGCCGGAGGACATCTGCTCTAGCAGCAGTTCTCATGAGCGGGGTG GTGAGGCTACGTGGTCTGGATCAGAGTTTGAGGTCTCCTTCCTGGACAGCCCAGGTGCCCAAGCCCAGGCggaccacctgcctcagctgacTCTTCCCGACAGCCTcacctctgcagcctcaccagaaGACGGGCTGTCCGCCGAGCTGCTCGAAGCTCAGGCTGAGGAGGAACCAGCAAGCACAGAGAGCCCAGATTTGGGGGTAGAGGCTGAGGGGCTGGCCAGCCAGGCCCAGATCTCTACCGCAGAGAAACACCCTGAGCTGTGA
- the GORASP1 gene encoding Golgi reassembly-stacking protein 1 isoform X1 — MVRHLRASVGSAMHPARSVFYQVQENSPAQQAGLEPYFDFIITIGHSRLNKENDTLKALLKANVEKPVKLEVFNMKTMKVREVEVVPSNMWGGQGLLGASVRFCSFRRASEQVWHVLDVEPSSPAALAGLRSYTDYVVGSDQILQESEDFFTLIESHEGKPLKLMVYNSESDSCREVTVTPNAAWGGEGSLGCGIGYGYLHRIPTQAPSYHRKPPGAPPLSAPSPGAPPTDASLHGALPPGPAPEDSPPLETGSRQSDYMEALLQAPGSSMEESPSGPETPSHTVPDSDGLPRSMETPLQPPPPVQRVMDPGFLDVSGISLLDSSNASVWPGLPSSTELISTAVSTSGPEDICSSSSSHERGGEATWSGSEFEVSFLDSPGAQAQADHLPQLTLPDSLTSAASPEDGLSAELLEAQAEEEPASTESPDLGVEAEGLASQAQISTAEKHPEL; from the exons ATGGTGAGGCACCTGAGAGCAAGTGTGGGCAGTGCAATGCATCCAGCCAGGAGCGTCTTCTATCAG GTGCAGGAGAATTCCCCAGCCCAGCAGGCGGGCCTGGAGCCCTACTTTGACTTCATCATCACCATTGGGCACTCGAGGCTG AACAAGGAGAATGACACGCTGAAGGCACTACTGAAAGCCAACGTGGAGAAGCCTGTGAAGCTGGAGGTGTTCAATATGAAGACCATGAAGGTGCGCGAGGTAGAGGTGGTGCCCAGCAACATGTGGGGTGGCCAGGGCCTCCTGGGAGCCAGCGTGCGCTTCTGCAGCTTCCGCAGGGCCAGTGAGCAAGTCTGGCATGTGCTG GATGTAGAACCATCTTCACCTGCTGCTCTTGCCGGCTTGCGCTCCTACACAGACTATGTGGTTGGCTCAGACCAGATCCTCCAGGAG TCCGAGGACTTCTTTACGCTCATCGAGTCTCATGAGGGGAAGCCCTTGAAGCTGATGGTGTATAACTCCGAGTCTGACTCCTGCCGGGAGGTGACTGTAACTCCCAACGCAGCCTGGGGTGGAGAGGGCAG TCTGGGATGTGGCATTGGCTATGGGTATCTACACCGGATCCCAACTCAGGCCCCCAGCTACCACAGGAAGCCACCTGGTGCCCCACCACTTTCTGCTCCATCACCTGGTGCCCCACCAACTGATGCCTCACTGCATGGTGCCCTACCACCTGGACCCGCCCCGGAGGACTCTCCTCCCCTGGAGACAGGTTCCAGGCAGAGTGACTACATGGAG GCCCTGCTGCAGGCGCCTGGCTCCTCCATGGAGGAATCCCCTTCTGGGCCTGAGACTCCCAGCCACACTGTTCCAGACTCTGATGGACTTCCCCGTTCTATGGAGACTCCTCTTCAGCCCCCACCTCCAGTGCAGCGAGTCATGGACCCAG GCTTCCTGGACGTGTCGGGAATTTCCCTCTTGGACAGCAGCAATGCCAGTGTGTGGCCTGGCCTGCCTTCTTCCACAGAACTGATCTCCACAGCTGTCTCAACCTCAGGGCCGGAGGACATCTGCTCTAGCAGCAGTTCTCATGAGCGGGGTG GTGAGGCTACGTGGTCTGGATCAGAGTTTGAGGTCTCCTTCCTGGACAGCCCAGGTGCCCAAGCCCAGGCggaccacctgcctcagctgacTCTTCCCGACAGCCTcacctctgcagcctcaccagaaGACGGGCTGTCCGCCGAGCTGCTCGAAGCTCAGGCTGAGGAGGAACCAGCAAGCACAGAGAGCCCAGATTTGGGGGTAGAGGCTGAGGGGCTGGCCAGCCAGGCCCAGATCTCTACCGCAGAGAAACACCCTGAGCTGTGA
- the GORASP1 gene encoding Golgi reassembly-stacking protein 1 isoform X3, whose product MVRHLRASVGSAMHPARSVFYQVQENSPAQQAGLEPYFDFIITIGHSRLNKENDTLKALLKANVEKPVKLEVFNMKTMKVREVEVVPSNMWGGQGLLGASVRFCSFRRASEQVWHVLDVEPSSPAALAGLRSYTDYVVGSDQILQESEDFFTLIESHEGKPLKLMVYNSESDSCREVTVTPNAAWGGEGSLGCGIGYGYLHRIPTQAPSYHRKPPGAPPLSAPSPGAPPTDASLHGALPPGPAPEDSPPLETGSRQSDYMEALLQAPGSSMEESPSGPETPSHTVPDSDGLPRSMETPLQPPPPVQRVMDPELISTAVSTSGPEDICSSSSSHERGGEATWSGSEFEVSFLDSPGAQAQADHLPQLTLPDSLTSAASPEDGLSAELLEAQAEEEPASTESPDLGVEAEGLASQAQISTAEKHPEL is encoded by the exons ATGGTGAGGCACCTGAGAGCAAGTGTGGGCAGTGCAATGCATCCAGCCAGGAGCGTCTTCTATCAG GTGCAGGAGAATTCCCCAGCCCAGCAGGCGGGCCTGGAGCCCTACTTTGACTTCATCATCACCATTGGGCACTCGAGGCTG AACAAGGAGAATGACACGCTGAAGGCACTACTGAAAGCCAACGTGGAGAAGCCTGTGAAGCTGGAGGTGTTCAATATGAAGACCATGAAGGTGCGCGAGGTAGAGGTGGTGCCCAGCAACATGTGGGGTGGCCAGGGCCTCCTGGGAGCCAGCGTGCGCTTCTGCAGCTTCCGCAGGGCCAGTGAGCAAGTCTGGCATGTGCTG GATGTAGAACCATCTTCACCTGCTGCTCTTGCCGGCTTGCGCTCCTACACAGACTATGTGGTTGGCTCAGACCAGATCCTCCAGGAG TCCGAGGACTTCTTTACGCTCATCGAGTCTCATGAGGGGAAGCCCTTGAAGCTGATGGTGTATAACTCCGAGTCTGACTCCTGCCGGGAGGTGACTGTAACTCCCAACGCAGCCTGGGGTGGAGAGGGCAG TCTGGGATGTGGCATTGGCTATGGGTATCTACACCGGATCCCAACTCAGGCCCCCAGCTACCACAGGAAGCCACCTGGTGCCCCACCACTTTCTGCTCCATCACCTGGTGCCCCACCAACTGATGCCTCACTGCATGGTGCCCTACCACCTGGACCCGCCCCGGAGGACTCTCCTCCCCTGGAGACAGGTTCCAGGCAGAGTGACTACATGGAG GCCCTGCTGCAGGCGCCTGGCTCCTCCATGGAGGAATCCCCTTCTGGGCCTGAGACTCCCAGCCACACTGTTCCAGACTCTGATGGACTTCCCCGTTCTATGGAGACTCCTCTTCAGCCCCCACCTCCAGTGCAGCGAGTCATGGACCCAG AACTGATCTCCACAGCTGTCTCAACCTCAGGGCCGGAGGACATCTGCTCTAGCAGCAGTTCTCATGAGCGGGGTG GTGAGGCTACGTGGTCTGGATCAGAGTTTGAGGTCTCCTTCCTGGACAGCCCAGGTGCCCAAGCCCAGGCggaccacctgcctcagctgacTCTTCCCGACAGCCTcacctctgcagcctcaccagaaGACGGGCTGTCCGCCGAGCTGCTCGAAGCTCAGGCTGAGGAGGAACCAGCAAGCACAGAGAGCCCAGATTTGGGGGTAGAGGCTGAGGGGCTGGCCAGCCAGGCCCAGATCTCTACCGCAGAGAAACACCCTGAGCTGTGA